GCTGAATTCATAGTCATTGGAGTAACAAGCGTGTATGACTGTTGATAGATATTTCATATTATGtatatcaatttataaatatctttcacCCAAGTCGTGTCAGGAATTCAAGTCAGCGTGGCCTATAGTTGCGCCAAAATGCCAAGTGATTAGTTTTCGAAAAAGTTCGGTCCAAAATCTACGTGAttctaaattatattgaaaccaaatatttttttgttatatgtaTATCGTACATGTCGTGaacaagttgtttttgttttcaaactacTCATCTAGTCCCCATCAGATTAATACTGTCTTTTGGTGCaatgcatattatatttattaaagaaaaaaaatctatcgtTACCGTCgccataaattatttacataaatttgttAGTTTGATCACAAAGcaatatctgtaaaaaaaatgaaaatggtaGAATCTGAGTAACATTACAATGAACACTTTGGCGGTCTATCTACTTagattataaaactttaaaaaagatgTATGTAGTAATgcttatcattattatttttatatgagaaGTTCATTATTTAAGTTACGGTTAATTTTAGAGATAAGATCCAAGGCTGTATTAATAGAAGGAGTGTTTTTTCCCAATCAAGCGAAGCTgatttaacgtttttatttaacaaaacaactgaATTAAGTATTGTGAGAAAAATACTCCTGTTGACCATAATAAATAGtgtgcaatttaaaaaaaaaagacaaaaaaaatccaATGTTTAAACATGgtgcattatttattatgatcaGCTTTCTAAGTTGTTATGTGGATATGTGTGTAtgactaattataaaataatcctttattttggtaataaattgGTGTTATGAAaaattttgtgaataaaataagATGTCATTCTGATTCCAATGTTTTATTTGTCGAAAAACGGGGTGTTGACTGGGTAAGAAACGTAAAGGTATATTGATTTTCTCAGCTATATAAGAATATTCGACACGCATTTTTGCAAATCTAAAGTTCGAGTTCTTTAACGAGTAAGTATGTCTGAtaatatctgaataaaataactttaatcgGGTTCAATAATAACTTTCATCTcgatattattcatttaatctACCTGACGAACATTGAAATAAAGATGTCAACTACGAAATTGAGAAAATGTTCACGTCAACTTCTTATTCTTTCACAATCATTTTTCATCTCGCACGATATTCTGAAAGTAAAAGAAGGAAAATTGATTAttgaataaatcaaaatatccTGAACGTATAAGCTctgaatttttattaaaatgacaaacCCACCCTGACTCTGCATTTGAAGATCCCGTAGAAGAGCATGACGATGCCTATAGGCAGAACTGTTAGGGCGACTAGAAGCCAGCCCGCGAGAGCCTCCCCCGGCGGCCATGAGCTAGACCCGCCGGCAAAAATGCACTGccgaataaaaaattacaagtgACGACGAGATATCAGAATAGATAAATACgtaattaatatctaaaaacaCCCTGTGTAGGGTAACATATATaagtactagctgacccagcaaacgttgttttgcctaataaattatttctagttgtatgtatttttaatgctacattataaaaaaaaaatattgtgagcaacccttatcactcaaagttatgaaaaatagatgttcttTTCTCAGaccctacccaatatgtatacaaaatttcataaaaataaccaaTCCCCCAATATGTAattaacatcgtgacacgggaattttttacacggtgattttttagtcgtcttacaaaagcagcccagttcatgtatccgacgtaaaatacccctgggcgcgattattatttttttatgttcaactaagattataagtaggtacgaaaaaaattaaacaagataaatctgaaatatactattaaaaataataaaaacgccgccgcccgcgcccctcaccattgttacaaggctcggaccgcgctcgcaacagagctgtgtttcaaAAAACCTACGAATTgcataaattgattaaaaattgcattttaaatttattcaaatctcataaatacctatttttttttatcatgaacgtgttctagtcattggatacatgaactgggctgcttttgtaagacgcctaaaaaatcacggtgtatattagatatattttgtgtaaatctGCGCAACACCtataatattgttctaaaaGCAAACACATTCGACAGACTCAATAATAAACTACTGTCCAGATTTTACggaccaaatgacagttattGCACGTTGAAtgaaaaaggaattaaaaaaactcGTTTTTTCAATGCCGAATTGAGAAATATACTCTGAAAGTCTGAATGTTCAAACATCATATCAAAGCAACTTTGACATGTTTTACGGTTAAATTTTCGAAAATATACCTATGTTCGAATATGTAGGTATTGACACTATATTGAAGACTAATGAAAGACTGCCTCAGGTTTTAAATATCAACGGACTTAGTTAATAATACAGTGGCCATTTTCCATATCAACTTATCTTACCATCATAACAGCTGGCGATAACGCCCAACAAATCCTCATGAAGACACTAGGGTATTCCCCGACCGCGAAGTACACATCCTCACAGAATCTGGTCTGACCATAAATGTAGGTTATCACAGTCGCCACGACCGCCGCTATCGGCACGCGAGTCTTCGTCGCCGGCCAGTTCATCAGGAAATTCAGTATGTATAACCCACCCTGTGAATGAAAACAGTACTTAAAACTGTGTGTGGttgaacaaattttaaatagttaaatttaataaataacgtaGGTTTGGGTCATTTTTACCGAAATCGCAATTCGGTATTAAAACGGGCTGTAATGCCTAAAAAGACAGGTAAAGATAGGcactatgttatttttaaaatagacaGAACGAATCGTAATAAGGTTCAATCAAATTCTTTTactcagttttaaataattgttgtgaAATGTTCAgacactaaaattatatttttactactaaaagttaattataattttgattgataGTAAAAGTCCAACCTGTGTACACAGAGTGATGATGCCAATTAGACAAAACAGTAGGCATATGACTATAAGGAAAGCCCAAGTTGTCTTTCTGATGGACCGTCCCGTAAACGTCGACATCACTGTCTGAACTAACAGCGCCTGGAAAATACccaaaatgattaataaatattcaaggtCCGCCGCAAGTTTTTAAGTTTCAATAgctaattttatgatttaattcaCCGGCAATCCATTTGACTCACCGCTGTAGTGACTGACAAGACGAAAAGCGTGAAGAATATTAGAGCGGACCAGAACTGGCTGCCGGGTATCCGTGCTACGTAGTCAGACCACAGGATAGAGGCTGATGACGTTCCTAAAAGAGAATAACATTGTTTATGGACAGCTGGTCAATATTTTTGTCTCCTAGCAACAACAGCGTTAGAAATTAAAGATTTTCTAATGACACGATTTATTTTCGAGATGATGATAGATTTGATTCGTGTCCTATGTCCAAACCGTGATTAGGTCGGCATCGTTGGCCTAAATTAgacgaaattataaattataaggaTGGTCGTTAGGGTCCAAAGTCGACACATTCACGAGAAATAACATAAGCACTGGGTAGTGTAAAAACACCAAGTAGTGTAGTTAGTACCTGGCCATATATTAGTAACATTTTCATAGTCCTTGTAGAGAGCTCCATGCGTGGCTCCTAGAACGAGTGCGGCTGTCATGCAGCTGGACTTCGACACGGCGAAGGCGAGCAAGGCGGTGGAGCCGAGTCTGTGTGGGGACTGAGGGCAGTACGAGCCCAGCATGAGGAGGGACCCCTGGCAGACCGACATCTCTATTAGAGCATACTCCATTGCTTCGCGCCACATCtgaaatgtataaatgtatatttcaaGTCTTTATTTCACAAAGTCTTGAAAAGTTAAGTTCACACCAGGTAATATAAGTAGTTTTGATTTCAAAaaagaatttcttttttatggactctatgataattataatttgtcaaGTTTTTCACACATAGATGCGACTACCACtgcaaaccttttttttctacCGGCTACATTATCGCATCGCCCTAGGCGGCACGGGTTTACTCGGCTTATAGGCACCAAATTGGCACGATAAAAATCCGAAATTgtatactattaaaatatataagatattataaatatcattaagaATAGAGCTAGAGAATTAGAATATCATAAACATACTTGCAGTCCCTCTAACAGCACGCCCCAATCGCAGGCTTTGAACATGCGTCCGGCGCCCTCCAGCCGTAGCGCGCCCACCGCCACGCACACCAACACAAAGTATGTTAACACGTCCTTGAATAACACCAACTGGAATATTGTCCGTCACTTAGTGAAACAGCAAGAACTCTTGGGAATGGCTGATTCGTTTGCTAATGTAAACACTTGTTCTTTCTAAAACCGACTCCGCACTAaaggatttaatccttgtgccgcgggAGGCGATAGTTATAGATCTACCACGTAttaccatttaaattaaatgatttcaaaaattCCATAAACTGTTTCGAGTCTTGccaaaaatgcacaaaaataacataaaaatcgtaatttttatgtgtttgttaTGGTAGTGCTAATATACGAGTTACTGACCTTGGAGTAGCTGTACATGCGTTTGATGACGACGAAGTAGATGAGCACCCAGCTGATGACGTAGTAAGTACTCAGCTCCCACACCAAGTTGCCCAAACCGCCCTCCAGACCGTTTCGCTTTAGGTCCAACACGAAGTTGCTGGAATCAGGATGAACGATATTAAAGTGGCCCGGCAAACCCCGTATCGCGTACCCGTATGACGTATCGCGGTTTCACTCCTCGCGTAGTACAATggaagcgtttgtgtgatcgatgtatgcttgtcttgagtctgggtgtctttgtgcatgtggcttgaatgattgtgaaatcCCCACGACAGTATTCTATTTCTTACCGCGGGAGTCTTTTCTAAGCCATGTATCGGATTAGGTAGAGGTTGAAAACAgattttatagtacagttctcttcattaatatatttgtacCTTTTTAAACTTTGTACAAAAGCTAACTGAATATGTTATTGATTGCGTACGCTTACAAGAAGAATGACTGCGCAGGAGTCTCACTCCCCGCCGGTAGAGGGCGATGCCTAGCGGCGCAGGGTGGATGGGCGGCGGCCGCGCAGTGCAGCCACGGCAGGAATGTGTGGACAGAGTGCACCGTGAGGGCCAGGCACcacgcgcccgccgcgcccgccgccagcgcgcTGAACACGCAGATGGAGAGCATCGCGATGCCTATGCctggaatattaaaaattaaaaaaaaccaggGCATCCAAAGACATTACTTGCTTACATTTTGCCATTAACATAGATAAAAAGGTCATCAACGTTTCCTTATCTGAAAGAATTATTGTCTCGTACTGAaagaccttttttttaatagactatAACTTAAGAAAACAGGaaataaatgttgaataatATGGAGATGTTAGTAGTGAACATTTAGTTAGCCCAAGTTTTATACATTTACTAAGTGTTGCTCGCAGCTTCGCTCGCCTGGATACTATCGGTTATACGGATTCTTGGTCTAATTTGTTGTATCCTGGAAAGCTGCTCTTTTTTCAAACCATGGTACATAGTGAATGTAGATTTCAAGtacgaaactaaaaataaatcttacaatGCTAAGAATACTGGTTCTCTCAAAACTTGACGCTTTCAAACACACTATCCACTGCtatgaaaataaacaaggtACCTCTAGACATCGGAGACAAATCCCAGCAGTTAAGTACGCCTTTCTTGGTGGCAACGCCTATCGCGAGTTCCAGATAGAACAGCGGGTATCCTATGACGATGCTGAAGATGTTGTAGAGGAAGAGGAAAGGAAGCAGCTTCCTGAAGTCGTAGAGGTAGGGATGCCACCAGAGCTGGAAGATGCCGATGCAGGAGGAGACCACGAGCTGCCGGTAACTTATGTTGTTTGTCCATCTATCGAAGATCTGAGGAAATACGAGGGTGTCAGAAGCAGATTGGAGTTAAAACGTGTATTGAAGATGGCGGTTTTGTGCaacttataatcaaaataacacCCTTTAGATCTAATGTGACTTTTGTGGGTTAGcaacataaattcaaataaacgtCCGTTAACTTTAAACTGTAGGATGCAACTGAACATTTGTGTCTTGCTTTTAACGATGTAGGGAAGATGATGTAGAGTATTGAGGGTAATTTACAGGGCAAATTACTTTTCTTGGTAACTAAGTTTGCCACCTCATAAATGAAGACTGATACAGTACCTAGTGGAAGCCAGACGCTGGTCCACCCAAcggtaataattttagtttaagacgtggtggtaggcgAGTTTTAGACATGTATCAAATATACCTACTGAAGTTTTTGCAGATAGATTTTCCGTAGTGTCAGTATCAACTGATTCAGTCAAAGTTTTCGATCGAGTgctctgaaataaaaataaaaatttaaatacatattgatTAAGCAAGACATATATTTTactatgtttttaaaacttaccAAACTTTCACTCATTTTCAGTAcgaaataacatcaaaataattaatagttttcaaaaatatttcttatgcCAGTTGATATAAACATGTGTCAAAATGTGATACTGTAGTTGTTTACTACAGATTATTTTTGTGGCATCAAAGAGGATGCAGTGAAAGATAAATCTTTATGTTGCTTGAGAAGCTTTATGAGATGTTTGTGTCGCAGACGGATTGCATAATCCGCCGTATTACATTACGGCTAGCCGTTATGAAAAATAGGCTCGTTTTGAAAATAtctacgaaaataaaaaagattattttttacaaaggtCTAGCCGTCGCTGGCTCTTGCTCTAAAAGGCCGTAGTAAACTGTGATAGGCCTTTATAGGCATCACTATTTTACCGCCCTAGGCCCGCATTTCGGCTGGATTGCAGTTTAAATGCGGTCAGTCTTTCTAGAGCGTTATAGTTCTGTGCTTTCCAATTAAAGTTCTGTAGCCTCGAGAGAAGCCTTAAGTTGTCACCAAGCTGGTCTAAGTAGTGTTTAACTAAGTGGAATTGAACACTCTTAAACTGTCATACATTTTGGTAGTCAAGAATTACTTTGCATATTTCTCGAAGGATTCCAGACAGCATacgtagtatttttataaagaacttcttatgaaacttgaaaaaaatatttttgcgttagGGAATAACAATACTCAGCCTAccagcacggatagccgaggttgaggacaccacgccaatcccactcagcgcgatgtgtcgcgtgttcgatccaagcgtagaacaagcatttgtgtgatccacgaatgcttgtcctgtgtctgggtgtctttgtgattGTGACTTggattaaactccttaatgCGGGGGTCGTAAAAAATCTTCGTTAAGTACAAGAagggttaaataaataaaagatcaaTATTGTTAATATAACAAATTCTATAATATCTAGCTTTACATAGTGGATTCGTGGTAgctaaataattaactaatcgCACCAAATTACGCTACTATTTGGTTTACAAACGTGAATAAACCTTGAATTGTAAAACTGAAAGCCTACACGgtcttagaataatattattgcagagTGGGAGGGAGACGACGTACGCTCTGTAgcgcgctgtcacgctcccacaactgAAATAATTGTACTTTAAAACTTGGTAGCAGGCTTCCTGAAGTCgacaaattacaaataaagtcTTTAAGTGAAATTAAACTAACAAAGCACTCTTTAAATAACATGAGTAGTgtgaaagtaaagaaatatagTAAGTGAAGCACATTGTAGAATGACTAACGAATATTGTAATACTTTATATGGATAGAGGTACAATTAACCTAGAGTAgtacgaaaaaaaagaaaaaataattttggtaatttgatttttttactgattaatgcctttaaaaatagataattatgtaaatagacgatataatttaaattgctaCCTACTGGTATAAGCTTTTTCAAGTCTCGCTACGATTAGCACAATTTCccaaagttttaaaactttcttttgGATATTATAAATGAGGAAGAAAGATTTTACACATTGCATacacaattaaatttttaacacaaaaagtcAACTTGACTCTCAAAACTTTATAATAGAATGGTAACAATGTAATGTTGCCAGAGGAAATAAGTTGATTATTCGGAAGACCGCAAATGACGACGGCAGCGTTTCCCAAACCACAACCAAGAAATTGTTGCACGgataaattgtattatgtaGTTATCGATAGCTAAATAAATTTCGTTACGTAATATCTAAGTAATAGTTTTATAGAGTATAAAATAAGTttgagataattaaaaaaatcgacgATGTTTTTAGGATTTATGCTCATGTAACTTTGAGAAACACTGCTTGAAAGAGTTTTATATAATCCACAAACAATAgatttaataatcaaatattaatcggtaagttataataattatatgaaaatatttttctatagtatCTATTACAAATTAGTGAGTATAATAGGAAGTCAAATGTGTCGATGTGGAATAGGTATTAAAGGTTCAAACATAACCCGAGATTGTGAATAATAAACCTTATACACAAAAATGTAAGGGCCACATTTCAATGCCGTTATGAGATTGAAAAGCAAGGACaatattctgttaaaatatGCTAATGaacttgaataaatattgtttctttctaTATTAACTTACGTGATTAATGCCACGATCCTACGAAGTAGTGTTAGAAGAAAAGAGATGTACGTAATagaactcctccgaaacagctcTGACAGacggtaggtctgagaataagACATCTATTTTTTATCCCCTTGAgtgatttttttcattctataatatttttttgttctgcGCCATGGTAAATCAACATTTACGGGCTCAGCTAggaatattatgaaatatttgcaAACTCACCTAAAATAATCgtgaatttagttttataagtaACGAAATTGCAATGTGGCAACAAagatcataattaaataaatttaaaaaaggatgtGAAATGAGAAAGGAACAATGAAGTGAGTGAATTAACACAGTATTTCGTCACCAAACACATCACACACAATAAATTAACACCTCTATAATACCTCAATAACAATGTCCACTTTAAATAcactatattatttaagtagCATCTTTACACAGAGTAAGTAATACGACAGAGGCGAAGCTTCACACGTTGGCGCAATAAGGCTGTCTATGAAGTCATGCTATCGCAGGCAACCTCAAGTGGAATGAATGGGATAGCAAGACGCTGTGACCCACGTCATAGTGAGGCatatatgaaaaaattaatttgatagattctaaaactttcaataaaaacctTTGAAACATTTGGGAACCGAACGGGTAgttattcttattaaattaacgttttattaatcaatgaattatgaaacaaaaacattttgagttttatttcactgagtccataatcatgagctgacgcggcggggtcgcgagtctgacaatcccgataaatacgcgtgggtaaaccgttgtattgtttaatatgttGGAGTcgtttaaattagattaaaattattcttttttcttgttttataaaGTATACTCTGCGTAGGTATGAAGCTTTGCCAATGGGCGTTATTTACTCTGTGCTATAAATATTGGAACGCATGTAAGGCAATTAATTATCTGCGACATAAGGCTTACTTcgatcataatttaattatacgaAGTGTATGATTATGTATTGTTAAACTATTTCTTTAAGACAGCTGTACCGCGGTCCTTGCGCCAGTGACATTGGAAATGGACCTTATTGCTTTAATATACATTCTCTTTTACGATGTCACTGATGCATGGTTTTTAGTACATTTATTATAGGTACTTTTTGctaatctatttttaatcttattgcGATGTAATAAGGATTATATTTGTAAGGTAAGATTACAAACGGCTTGCCTCCACCTTTTTAAGTAATAGATAGTTgtaaaagcgtgacagcgcactacacaatgtagagcgacATCTGTCTTTCACAACAGTACTAATACTACTTCAAGAAGTGACGGCTGgccaatagatggcgctatacgAGTCAATTTAATCTATATATCTTATTAACTGTCTAAAAGTCATAATACAGGTTCTTGTACTCTATTAGTACATTTGACAGtctaaggttttaataaatacaatatatacGTATTCGATAATAAtgtcagttaaaaaaatatcagctcTCACTGCCTAACACAAGACCATACACTTGTATCTATTCCTAGGCGCCTTCTACCACctcaaaaagtttattattacagTAGTGTAAGCGAGATAGCACATATTATAGCTACATAGCATGATGCGgtctctctctttcacaattgTAACAGTCTTACTTCAAGCTGTGGTGGAAGGCCCATTTATTAGCTATTATAAACAAACCGATCAATTTTCATACTTTCAGTCCGATTAAATAACATATTCTTAGTTTTACACACGACCAATTCAAACAACAGTAGAATCGAAGCGTTAATGTCAAGACAAATTCACTTTTATTCCAACGACGTAAAGTTCaaattacttcaaaaaaaattcaaaattagttataattgaagaaatatGTACGTTATGGTCGTTAAGTTAAGGGTGAATTTGCTGCTTAGATAAGGTACTGTATTAAGAATTGACTCTACACGTTTAGAAACTCCGTTAT
This sequence is a window from Trichoplusia ni isolate ovarian cell line Hi5 chromosome 15, tn1, whole genome shotgun sequence. Protein-coding genes within it:
- the LOC113501341 gene encoding sodium-dependent proline transporter-like, with the protein product MSESLSTRSKTLTESVDTDTTENLSAKTSIFDRWTNNISYRQLVVSSCIGIFQLWWHPYLYDFRKLLPFLFLYNIFSIVIGYPLFYLELAIGVATKKGVLNCWDLSPMSRGIGIAMLSICVFSALAAGAAGAWCLALTVHSVHTFLPWLHCAAAAHPPCAARHRPLPAGSETPAQSFFFNFVLDLKRNGLEGGLGNLVWELSTYYVISWVLIYFVVIKRMYSYSKLVLFKDVLTYFVLVCVAVGALRLEGAGRMFKACDWGVLLEGLQMWREAMEYALIEMSVCQGSLLMLGSYCPQSPHRLGSTALLAFAVSKSSCMTAALVLGATHGALYKDYENVTNIWPGTSSASILWSDYVARIPGSQFWSALIFFTLFVLSVTTAALLVQTVMSTFTGRSIRKTTWAFLIVICLLFCLIGIITLCTQGGLYILNFLMNWPATKTRVPIAAVVATVITYIYGQTRFCEDVYFAVGEYPSVFMRICWALSPAVMMCIFAGGSSSWPPGEALAGWLLVALTVLPIGIVMLFYGIFKCRVRNIVRDEK